A single region of the Aurantiacibacter sp. MUD11 genome encodes:
- a CDS encoding OmpP1/FadL family transporter — translation MATTNPTTRSLIRSLRIAAFTGAGILAMASSAAQATDGYFLNGHGAKAKGMGGAAIAFPQDAMANINNPASISGIEGRVDFGVEIFIPDRGAEITGNGAGLDGSYDGNGSNPFVLPEFGYVRPIGENLTFGLSINGNGGMNTDYERANPFAAFGATGDAGVDLKQVFITPTLAYEFTEGHSVGVSAIGLVQGFRASGIQPFAAASADPANFTNRDTDWSFGAGLRIGYYGELSENFAIGAFYQSTIWATEFDKYAGLFADQGGFDVPTAYGAGIAVTPVEGLTFAADVKRIEYSGVNSVGNPLGVLFTGVPFGADDGPGFGWEDVTVFKLGASYDVSESLTLRTGYGRSDNPVPRSETFLNILAPGVVQDHFTVGATWRSESGFELTAYAMRAPRNEVLGLNSIPMNYGGGEANIYLAETAFGLEFGLEL, via the coding sequence ATGGCAACCACCAACCCGACCACGCGGTCGCTCATCCGCAGCTTGCGCATCGCCGCCTTCACCGGCGCCGGTATCCTGGCCATGGCCAGCAGCGCGGCGCAGGCGACCGACGGCTACTTCCTCAACGGCCACGGTGCGAAAGCGAAGGGCATGGGCGGTGCGGCCATCGCCTTCCCGCAGGACGCGATGGCCAACATCAACAACCCGGCCAGCATCAGCGGCATCGAGGGGCGTGTCGATTTCGGGGTCGAGATCTTCATTCCCGACCGCGGGGCGGAGATCACCGGCAACGGTGCCGGCCTCGACGGCAGCTATGACGGCAACGGCTCCAATCCCTTCGTCCTGCCGGAATTCGGCTATGTCCGCCCGATCGGAGAGAACCTGACCTTCGGCCTGTCGATCAACGGCAACGGCGGGATGAACACCGATTACGAGCGCGCAAACCCCTTCGCTGCCTTCGGCGCGACCGGTGATGCCGGGGTGGACCTGAAGCAGGTCTTCATCACTCCGACGCTGGCCTACGAATTCACCGAGGGGCACAGCGTCGGCGTATCCGCCATCGGCCTGGTGCAGGGCTTTCGCGCCAGCGGGATCCAGCCGTTTGCCGCTGCCTCCGCCGACCCGGCCAACTTCACCAATCGCGACACCGACTGGTCGTTCGGCGCGGGCCTTCGCATCGGCTACTACGGCGAGCTGAGCGAGAACTTTGCCATCGGCGCCTTCTACCAGTCGACCATCTGGGCGACCGAGTTCGACAAGTATGCCGGGCTGTTCGCTGACCAGGGTGGGTTCGACGTGCCCACCGCATATGGCGCGGGCATCGCCGTCACGCCGGTCGAAGGCCTGACTTTCGCCGCCGACGTGAAGCGAATCGAATACTCGGGCGTCAATTCGGTCGGCAATCCGCTGGGCGTGCTGTTCACCGGCGTCCCCTTCGGTGCGGATGACGGCCCCGGTTTCGGCTGGGAAGACGTGACGGTGTTCAAGCTCGGCGCCAGTTACGATGTCAGCGAAAGCCTGACGCTGCGCACCGGCTATGGCCGTTCGGACAACCCGGTGCCGCGTTCGGAGACCTTCCTCAACATCCTCGCCCCCGGCGTGGTGCAGGACCACTTCACCGTCGGTGCCACCTGGCGCAGCGAAAGCGGCTTCGAACTGACCGCCTATGCCATGCGCGCCCCGCGCAACGAGGTGCTGGGCCTGAATTCTATCCCGATGAACTACGGCGGCGGCGAGGCGAACATCTACCTCGCGGAAACCGCGTTCGGCCTGGAATTCGGTCTGGAGCTGTAA
- the infC gene encoding translation initiation factor IF-3 — protein sequence MMAPPVKSGPKYDQYIQAEKVRVIDENGENLGVMYTDEAIEQAADAGLNLVEVSPNANPPVCKFLDVGKYRYEAQKKANAARKTQKTQDIKEVKMRPNIDTHDYDVKMRNVNKFIENGDKVKVTLRFRGREMAHQHLGMDLLKRVQDDVAEIAKVEAFPRLEGRQMLMVLAPK from the coding sequence ATGATGGCACCGCCGGTCAAATCCGGCCCGAAATACGACCAATACATCCAGGCCGAAAAGGTTCGCGTCATTGACGAGAATGGCGAAAACCTCGGCGTGATGTACACCGACGAAGCGATCGAGCAGGCAGCCGATGCCGGCCTGAACCTCGTCGAGGTTTCGCCCAACGCGAACCCGCCGGTGTGCAAGTTCCTCGATGTCGGCAAGTACCGCTACGAAGCCCAGAAAAAGGCCAACGCGGCGCGCAAGACGCAGAAGACGCAGGACATCAAGGAAGTGAAGATGCGTCCGAACATCGACACGCACGACTACGACGTGAAGATGCGCAACGTGAACAAGTTCATCGAGAACGGCGACAAGGTGAAGGTCACCCTGCGCTTCCGTGGCCGTGAAATGGCCCACCAGCACCTGGGCATGGACCTGCTCAAGCGCGTGCAGGACGACGTGGCGGAAATCGCCAAGGTCGAAGCCTTCCCGCGCCTCGAAGGCCGCCAGATGCTGATGGTGCTGGCGCCGAAGTAA
- the pdeM gene encoding ligase-associated DNA damage response endonuclease PdeM produces the protein MVPVSFAFPFCGDEFVLTQSRALYWPREQALLVADLHLEKASFFARHGQMLPPYDSRETLERLAEAIRETGARRVFTLGDNFHDSEGSQRLEPHAEGMLAALTRATDWVWITGNHDPALKSTMGEAKSGGTIAEELEVAGMVLRHMAKKGETRPELSGHFHPRVQLKVHHRHIRRPCAVVSQNGDGGCGRMILPAFGALTGGMDAADPAILQALQPASAVDALVPTARKLARFPLWREAA, from the coding sequence ATGGTTCCCGTTTCGTTCGCCTTTCCCTTTTGCGGGGACGAGTTCGTGCTGACGCAGTCGCGCGCGCTCTACTGGCCGCGCGAGCAGGCGTTGCTGGTGGCGGACCTGCACTTGGAGAAAGCGAGCTTCTTTGCCCGGCACGGACAAATGCTGCCGCCTTACGACAGCCGCGAGACGCTGGAACGGCTGGCCGAGGCGATCCGCGAGACGGGCGCGAGGCGCGTTTTCACGCTGGGTGACAACTTCCACGATTCGGAAGGCTCGCAGCGGCTGGAACCGCACGCGGAAGGCATGCTGGCCGCCCTCACCCGCGCCACCGACTGGGTGTGGATCACCGGCAACCACGACCCCGCCCTGAAAAGCACGATGGGGGAAGCCAAGAGCGGCGGCACGATCGCCGAGGAGCTGGAGGTCGCCGGTATGGTGCTGCGGCACATGGCCAAGAAGGGCGAGACGCGGCCCGAGCTTTCCGGCCATTTCCACCCGCGCGTGCAGCTGAAGGTGCACCATCGCCATATCCGTCGCCCCTGCGCGGTCGTCAGCCAGAATGGCGATGGCGGCTGCGGGCGGATGATCCTGCCGGCCTTCGGTGCGCTGACCGGCGGCATGGATGCAGCCGACCCCGCAATCCTGCAGGCGCTGCAACCGGCAAGCGCCGTCGATGCGCTGGTGCCGACGGCCAGGAAGCTGGCCCGATTCCCGCTGTGGCGCGAGGCTGCTTGA
- the hemF gene encoding oxygen-dependent coproporphyrinogen oxidase, whose protein sequence is MMDWRKQTEQARTWFESLRDRICAEFEAIEREAGSDASFEYISWDRETDDDSDGGGGVRGVMKGKVFEKVGVNVSTVSGAFSPQFAGQVNGASVENPEFTATGISLVAHMANPHVPAVHMNTRFLTTQAAWFGGGADLNPPIEYAEDTEAFHARLRAACSAHNPTYYEKFKKWADDYFFIPHRNVARGVGGIFYDHLECEDTATFDRHFAFTRDVGEAFLDAFPAIVRKRMGQEWTEEEKAAQREWRGRYVEFNLVYDRGTLFGLKTGGNIDAILMSLPPEVTWS, encoded by the coding sequence ATCATGGATTGGAGAAAACAGACCGAACAGGCCCGTACCTGGTTCGAAAGCCTGCGTGACCGCATCTGCGCCGAATTCGAAGCCATCGAGCGCGAGGCCGGTTCGGACGCGAGCTTCGAATACATTTCCTGGGACCGCGAGACCGACGACGATTCCGACGGCGGCGGCGGCGTGCGCGGGGTGATGAAGGGCAAGGTGTTCGAGAAGGTCGGCGTCAACGTCAGTACCGTCTCTGGCGCGTTCAGTCCCCAGTTCGCCGGGCAGGTGAACGGCGCCAGCGTGGAGAACCCCGAGTTCACCGCCACCGGCATTTCGCTGGTCGCCCACATGGCCAACCCGCACGTGCCAGCCGTGCACATGAACACCCGTTTCCTGACCACGCAGGCCGCATGGTTCGGCGGCGGCGCGGACCTCAACCCGCCGATCGAATATGCGGAGGATACCGAGGCCTTCCACGCCCGCCTGCGCGCGGCATGCAGTGCCCATAACCCGACCTACTACGAGAAGTTCAAGAAGTGGGCGGACGACTACTTCTTCATCCCCCACCGCAACGTGGCGCGCGGCGTGGGCGGCATCTTCTACGATCACCTCGAATGCGAGGACACGGCTACCTTCGACCGTCACTTCGCCTTCACCCGGGACGTGGGCGAGGCCTTCCTCGACGCCTTCCCCGCCATCGTGCGCAAACGCATGGGCCAGGAATGGACCGAGGAAGAGAAAGCCGCCCAGCGTGAATGGCGCGGCCGCTATGTCGAGTTCAACCTGGTCTATGACCGCGGCACGCTGTTCGGTCTCAAGACCGGCGGCAATATCGATGCCATCCTGATGAGCCTGCCGCCCGAGGTGACCTGGAGCTAA
- a CDS encoding glycoside hydrolase family 16 protein, translating into MQTLLTKTALALPVLALAACQPAADTSAPPTEAEVDAAQAQNGRELLFSDEFSAEQLDRTKWNVVGMDFWVNEEEQAYVDSPETIQFAQGVEGADGGVLVLRPIYRPGEDTNEERNADFLSGRINTRGIFEFTHGRAEARIRMPDAVGVWPAFWLLADAPWPSEGEIDIMEYVGQADWTGVAVHGPGYSGDMGIADRQYFTDGSDVTDWHVYAAEWTPEGVEFFVDDVLTFRVPKTNVEFFGDWVFDNPQFVVLNFAVGGIYPYKINGIDEPYKGMPQSTADRIAAGEIAMEVDWVRVYGPETD; encoded by the coding sequence ATGCAAACACTCCTGACCAAGACCGCCCTCGCCCTTCCCGTTCTCGCGCTGGCAGCCTGCCAGCCCGCCGCTGACACAAGTGCCCCGCCTACCGAGGCGGAAGTCGATGCGGCGCAGGCGCAGAACGGGCGCGAACTGCTCTTCTCCGACGAGTTTTCCGCCGAGCAACTGGACCGCACCAAGTGGAACGTGGTCGGCATGGATTTCTGGGTGAACGAGGAGGAGCAGGCCTATGTCGACTCCCCCGAAACCATCCAGTTCGCGCAGGGCGTGGAAGGTGCCGACGGCGGTGTGCTGGTGCTGCGCCCGATCTATCGCCCCGGTGAGGACACCAACGAGGAGCGCAACGCCGACTTCCTTTCGGGCCGCATCAACACCCGCGGCATTTTCGAATTCACGCACGGCCGCGCCGAAGCCCGCATCCGCATGCCTGACGCTGTCGGCGTGTGGCCCGCCTTCTGGCTGCTGGCCGACGCGCCCTGGCCCAGCGAGGGCGAGATCGACATCATGGAATATGTCGGCCAGGCAGACTGGACCGGCGTGGCGGTGCATGGTCCCGGCTATTCGGGCGACATGGGCATCGCCGACAGGCAGTACTTCACCGATGGGTCGGACGTTACCGACTGGCACGTCTACGCCGCCGAATGGACGCCAGAGGGCGTGGAATTCTTCGTTGACGACGTGCTGACCTTTCGCGTGCCCAAGACCAATGTCGAATTCTTCGGCGACTGGGTGTTCGACAACCCGCAATTCGTGGTGCTGAATTTCGCCGTGGGCGGTATCTACCCCTACAAGATCAACGGCATTGACGAGCCCTACAAGGGCATGCCGCAGTCAACCGCAGACCGCATCGCCGCCGGCGAAATCGCGATGGAGGTGGACTGGGTGCGGGTTTACGGGCCGGAAACCGATTAG
- a CDS encoding M1 family metallopeptidase codes for MRIALFALPALLVAACTTETAPEERTVAPILTSEQAFDEFTYARPTEARVTHVALDLALDFEARRVEGTATLDVQAAEGVDEIVLDSNGLVIGGVMDGAGNALEFTVGENDPDKGEPITVKLGEIDGSALQQVVIDYTSAPEAEALQWLDPEQTAGGEHPFVFSQGQAILNRSWIPTQDSPGIRQTWEARITAPKELNVVMSGISRGEPEEVDENRHAFEFAMDNSVPPYLIAIAAGNIAFAELGPRSGVWAEPEVLEEAAAELVDTEAMIDAAEEIYGDYRWGRYDMIVLPPAFPYGGMENPVMTFLTPTFIAGDRSNTGLVAHELAHSWSGNLVTYSSWRDGWLNEGVTSYFESRISESVFGEKRAEQEYALSYASLVEAIEENGADNPNTAMRTPEGISPFDTVGEAIYDKGTVFLRTVETIVGREEFDAFMRGWFDRHAFQPATSEMFLAELREELVAGDEELEDALMLDEWIYGTGLPENAVAPKADAFAEVDEAAAAYAADGTLPLVATWTNWTGAEQQRFLQELPEDLSADQLASLNGSLGLAGNGNNEVLFLWLEAALRNEYDPAVPQAEQFLAEVGRNKFVSPLFRALWDTGRWGRPIATRIYADTRGGYHSYTRSRVDEIVGYEGASGS; via the coding sequence ATGCGAATTGCACTCTTTGCGCTGCCGGCACTGCTGGTTGCCGCCTGCACCACCGAAACGGCCCCGGAAGAACGTACCGTCGCGCCGATCCTGACCAGCGAGCAGGCCTTCGACGAATTCACCTATGCCCGCCCCACCGAAGCGCGGGTGACCCACGTGGCGCTCGATCTCGCTCTCGATTTCGAGGCGCGCCGGGTGGAAGGCACGGCCACGCTGGACGTGCAGGCCGCCGAAGGCGTGGACGAGATCGTCCTCGATTCCAACGGGCTGGTGATCGGCGGTGTGATGGACGGCGCAGGCAATGCGCTGGAGTTCACCGTGGGCGAAAACGATCCCGACAAGGGCGAACCGATCACGGTGAAGCTGGGCGAGATCGATGGTTCCGCCTTGCAGCAGGTCGTCATCGACTACACCAGCGCGCCGGAGGCCGAGGCACTGCAATGGCTCGATCCGGAGCAGACCGCCGGCGGTGAGCATCCCTTCGTGTTCAGCCAGGGCCAGGCGATCCTCAACCGCAGCTGGATCCCGACGCAGGACAGCCCCGGCATTCGCCAGACCTGGGAAGCGCGCATTACCGCGCCGAAGGAACTGAACGTGGTGATGAGCGGCATTTCGCGCGGCGAGCCGGAGGAGGTGGACGAGAACCGCCACGCTTTCGAATTCGCCATGGACAATTCCGTCCCGCCGTACCTGATCGCGATTGCCGCCGGGAACATCGCGTTCGCCGAACTCGGCCCGCGCTCGGGCGTCTGGGCGGAACCTGAAGTGCTGGAAGAGGCCGCCGCCGAACTGGTCGATACCGAAGCCATGATCGACGCCGCGGAAGAGATCTACGGCGACTATCGCTGGGGCCGCTACGACATGATCGTGCTGCCGCCTGCCTTCCCCTACGGCGGCATGGAAAACCCGGTGATGACCTTCCTCACGCCGACCTTCATCGCGGGCGACCGCTCCAACACCGGCCTCGTCGCGCATGAGCTCGCGCACAGCTGGTCGGGCAACCTCGTCACCTATTCTAGCTGGCGCGACGGCTGGCTGAACGAGGGCGTGACCTCCTATTTCGAGAGCCGCATTTCCGAATCCGTCTTCGGTGAGAAGCGCGCTGAGCAGGAATATGCGCTCAGCTACGCATCGCTGGTCGAAGCCATCGAGGAAAACGGCGCGGACAATCCCAACACCGCCATGCGCACGCCCGAAGGCATCAGCCCCTTCGATACCGTGGGCGAGGCGATCTACGACAAGGGCACGGTGTTCCTGCGCACGGTGGAAACCATCGTCGGGCGCGAGGAATTCGATGCCTTCATGCGCGGCTGGTTCGATCGCCACGCCTTCCAGCCAGCGACCTCAGAAATGTTCCTTGCCGAACTGCGCGAGGAACTGGTTGCCGGGGACGAAGAACTGGAAGACGCGCTGATGCTGGACGAGTGGATCTACGGCACCGGACTTCCGGAAAATGCCGTGGCTCCGAAGGCCGATGCCTTCGCCGAAGTCGACGAGGCTGCCGCCGCCTATGCCGCGGACGGCACGCTGCCGCTGGTCGCGACCTGGACCAACTGGACCGGTGCCGAACAGCAGCGCTTCCTGCAGGAACTGCCGGAAGACCTGTCAGCCGATCAGCTGGCATCGCTCAACGGCAGCCTCGGCCTTGCCGGAAACGGCAACAACGAAGTGCTGTTCCTGTGGCTGGAGGCGGCGCTGCGCAACGAATACGATCCCGCTGTACCGCAGGCCGAGCAATTCCTTGCCGAGGTGGGCCGCAACAAGTTCGTCTCGCCGCTGTTCCGCGCGCTGTGGGATACCGGCCGCTGGGGTCGCCCGATCGCCACGCGCATCTATGCGGACACGCGCGGCGGCTATCACAGCTACACCCGCAGCCGAGTGGACGAGATCGTCGGTTACGAGGGCGCAAGCGGCAGCTGA
- a CDS encoding RelA/SpoT family protein has protein sequence MLRQYELVERVKEYDPDADEALLNRAYVYTVQKHGTQKRASGDPYFSHPVEVAGLMTDLKLDQETIVTALLHDTVEDTLATIDDVRENFGDEVARLVDGVTKLSKIEQMAENERAAENLRKFLLAMSEDLRVLLVKLADRLHNMRTLHHIKNPEKRRRIARETMDIYAPLAERVGMYEYMREMQLLAFEQLEPEAYTTITKRLDQLRQSDAGQVDRIALDIKQALSQAGLEVEVWGREKHPYSIWRKMAERHLPFEQVTDIMAFRVLTDNVEDCYAALGVLHTTFQFVPGRFKDYISTPKNNGYKSLHTTLFYDKSMRVEVQIRTREMHRTNGFGLAAHWAYKQGGKHDGQVAWLRDLIEIVDASHDAEELLEHTKLAIYQDRIFAFTPKGALFQLPKGATAVDFAFAVHTDLGAQTVGAKINGRHMPLRTPLGNGDVVEIIKGKNAEPQLSWLGFVVTGKARAAIRRAVRLKERAEVAEIGRKLFDEIAERLPAKVGKKAIKQAAERLQLEDAEDLMYAIGAGKLRDREVMEALVPGCTADLPAEPEQERAISIKGLTPGVGFDLAECCHPVPGDRIVGLRRPHETVEVHAIDCLELANGVDTDWIDLSWGERSHGAVGRLNVVLYNRPGTLAEMAGVFARNNANVMNLVLTQRDDPFHTYDVDLEVQDLAHLTRILSALRATDAVAQADRI, from the coding sequence ATGCTGCGCCAGTACGAACTAGTTGAACGGGTTAAGGAGTACGACCCCGACGCCGACGAGGCGCTGCTGAATCGTGCCTATGTCTACACCGTGCAGAAGCACGGCACGCAGAAGCGCGCCTCGGGCGACCCCTATTTCAGCCACCCGGTCGAAGTCGCCGGCCTGATGACCGACCTGAAGCTGGACCAGGAAACCATCGTCACCGCGCTGCTGCACGATACGGTGGAGGATACGCTCGCCACCATCGACGACGTGCGCGAGAATTTCGGCGACGAGGTGGCCCGGCTGGTCGATGGGGTGACCAAGCTCTCCAAGATCGAGCAGATGGCGGAGAACGAGCGCGCGGCGGAGAACCTGCGCAAGTTCCTGCTCGCCATGAGCGAAGACCTGCGCGTGCTGCTGGTGAAGCTGGCGGACCGCCTGCACAACATGCGCACGCTGCACCATATCAAGAACCCGGAAAAGCGCCGCCGCATCGCCCGCGAGACAATGGATATCTACGCCCCGTTGGCGGAGCGGGTGGGCATGTACGAATACATGCGCGAGATGCAGCTGCTCGCCTTCGAACAGCTGGAGCCGGAAGCCTATACCACCATCACCAAGCGGCTGGACCAGCTGCGCCAGTCCGACGCCGGACAGGTCGATCGCATCGCGCTCGACATCAAGCAGGCGCTCAGCCAGGCGGGACTGGAAGTGGAGGTCTGGGGCCGCGAGAAGCATCCCTATTCGATCTGGCGGAAAATGGCCGAGCGCCACCTGCCGTTCGAACAGGTAACCGACATCATGGCTTTCCGCGTGCTGACCGACAACGTGGAGGACTGCTACGCCGCGCTGGGCGTGCTGCACACCACCTTCCAGTTCGTGCCGGGGCGGTTCAAGGATTACATCTCCACCCCCAAGAACAACGGGTACAAGAGCCTGCACACCACGCTGTTTTACGACAAGTCCATGCGCGTGGAGGTGCAAATTCGCACCCGCGAGATGCACCGCACCAACGGCTTCGGCCTGGCGGCGCACTGGGCCTACAAGCAGGGCGGTAAGCATGACGGGCAGGTGGCCTGGCTGCGCGACCTGATCGAGATCGTCGATGCCAGCCACGATGCCGAGGAACTGCTCGAGCATACCAAGCTGGCGATCTACCAGGATCGCATCTTCGCCTTCACCCCCAAGGGGGCGCTGTTCCAGCTGCCCAAGGGCGCCACCGCGGTCGACTTCGCCTTCGCCGTGCATACGGACCTTGGCGCGCAGACCGTGGGCGCGAAGATCAACGGGCGACACATGCCTCTACGCACCCCGCTGGGGAACGGCGACGTGGTGGAAATCATCAAAGGCAAGAATGCCGAGCCACAGCTGTCGTGGCTGGGCTTCGTCGTCACCGGCAAGGCGCGCGCCGCCATTCGCCGTGCCGTGCGCCTGAAGGAACGCGCCGAGGTTGCCGAGATCGGCCGCAAGTTGTTCGACGAGATTGCCGAGCGCCTGCCCGCCAAGGTGGGCAAGAAGGCCATCAAGCAGGCGGCCGAGCGGCTGCAATTGGAGGACGCCGAGGATCTGATGTACGCCATCGGCGCGGGCAAGCTGCGTGACCGCGAGGTGATGGAAGCGCTGGTGCCGGGCTGCACGGCTGACCTTCCGGCAGAGCCGGAGCAGGAACGTGCCATCTCCATCAAGGGCCTCACCCCCGGTGTCGGTTTCGACCTAGCAGAATGTTGCCACCCGGTGCCGGGCGATCGCATCGTCGGCCTGCGCCGTCCGCACGAAACGGTGGAAGTCCACGCCATCGACTGCCTGGAATTGGCCAACGGCGTCGATACCGACTGGATCGACCTGTCATGGGGCGAACGCTCGCACGGTGCGGTCGGTCGCCTGAACGTGGTGCTCTACAACCGCCCCGGTACGCTGGCGGAAATGGCAGGCGTCTTCGCGCGCAACAATGCCAACGTGATGAACCTGGTGCTGACTCAGCGCGACGACCCGTTCCACACCTATGACGTGGACCTGGAAGTGCAGGACCTGGCGCACCTTACCCGCATCCTCAGCGCCCTGCGGGCGACCGATGCCGTGGCCCAGGCCGATCGTATCTAG
- a CDS encoding DUF1905 domain-containing protein produces MSTGDTLTFSATLLGWTNESDMLATYVELPADTAKAVATHELHQRILTGKRRGFGSVKVNVTIGASEWSTSLFPQKDGTWFLPVKADVRRGEKLAEGDEVTATLELL; encoded by the coding sequence ATGAGCACGGGCGACACCCTCACCTTCTCGGCCACGCTGCTGGGCTGGACCAATGAGAGCGACATGCTGGCGACCTATGTCGAACTGCCCGCGGATACCGCGAAAGCCGTCGCCACGCATGAGCTGCACCAGCGTATCCTGACCGGCAAGCGGCGCGGCTTTGGCTCAGTGAAGGTCAATGTCACCATTGGCGCCAGCGAGTGGTCGACCAGCCTCTTTCCGCAGAAGGACGGCACCTGGTTCCTGCCGGTGAAAGCGGACGTCCGCCGCGGCGAGAAGCTGGCCGAGGGCGACGAGGTCACCGCGACGCTGGAACTGCTCTAG
- a CDS encoding peptidylprolyl isomerase — translation MHKFTLASFALALALPAAAQEEEPVTPGSVVASASAEEWVEIAADDLLVMELAPAADGSERRVVIQLMPPPFSQPWVENIRTLAQAHWWDGTSVYRVQDNYVTQWGDATEEKVLPEGVRSPLAGYESTNGAATEVQMEAMNPIELGHLLEQGTENPEYRRNRAIQEHLRADPYAEQTAFFMGWPIAQGGSIYESPIWPIHCYGYIGVARDYAPDTGTGAELYTIIGQPQRHMDRNLAVVGRVIEGMEHLSSLPRGHGELGFYAEDEEHLRTPIVSVRMASELENAPRFEYLDTASESFASYVAVRANRDDPFYTVPAGGVDVCSVQVPVRPVAE, via the coding sequence ATGCACAAGTTCACCCTCGCCAGCTTCGCGCTTGCCCTCGCCCTTCCCGCAGCCGCGCAGGAGGAGGAACCCGTCACGCCCGGCTCCGTCGTCGCTTCCGCCAGTGCGGAGGAATGGGTGGAGATCGCAGCGGACGACCTGCTGGTGATGGAGCTTGCCCCGGCTGCGGACGGCTCGGAGCGCCGTGTGGTGATCCAGCTGATGCCGCCGCCCTTCAGCCAGCCTTGGGTCGAGAATATCCGCACCCTGGCGCAGGCGCACTGGTGGGACGGCACGAGTGTCTACCGGGTGCAGGACAATTACGTCACCCAATGGGGCGATGCGACCGAGGAGAAGGTGTTGCCGGAAGGCGTCCGGTCTCCTTTGGCAGGCTACGAAAGCACAAATGGCGCGGCGACCGAGGTGCAAATGGAAGCCATGAATCCAATCGAGCTTGGTCACTTGCTCGAGCAAGGCACCGAAAACCCCGAGTATCGACGGAACCGAGCGATCCAGGAGCACCTCAGAGCGGATCCCTATGCAGAACAAACCGCTTTCTTCATGGGGTGGCCAATTGCCCAAGGCGGCAGCATCTACGAGTCACCTATCTGGCCCATCCACTGCTACGGATACATCGGTGTCGCGCGGGACTATGCGCCTGACACGGGCACGGGCGCGGAACTCTACACCATCATCGGGCAGCCGCAGCGGCACATGGATCGCAACCTGGCCGTTGTGGGCCGGGTGATCGAGGGGATGGAACACCTCTCCAGCCTGCCACGCGGGCACGGCGAACTGGGCTTCTATGCCGAGGACGAGGAGCACCTGCGCACGCCGATTGTCTCCGTCCGGATGGCAAGCGAATTGGAAAACGCACCGCGCTTCGAATACCTCGACACCGCCAGCGAGAGCTTCGCCAGCTACGTCGCCGTGCGCGCCAATCGCGATGACCCGTTCTACACCGTCCCTGCCGGCGGCGTGGACGTTTGCAGCGTGCAGGTGCCGGTAAGGCCCGTTGCGGAATGA
- a CDS encoding metallopeptidase family protein: MNRTIGNAPSIEQLEALAQATFDRIPEAFAAHLGDVVIQVQDFAEDELLAEMGIESPFELTGVYEGLPMTERSIEHSGTMPDRIRLFRLPILLEWCERGDETLEHLVGHVLVHEIGHHFGLSDDDMHALEDQVL, from the coding sequence ATGAACCGCACAATCGGAAACGCGCCCTCCATTGAACAGCTGGAAGCCCTGGCGCAGGCCACCTTCGACCGCATCCCCGAAGCCTTCGCCGCGCACCTGGGCGACGTGGTGATCCAGGTGCAGGACTTCGCCGAGGACGAGTTGCTGGCGGAAATGGGCATCGAAAGTCCCTTCGAACTGACCGGCGTCTACGAGGGCTTGCCGATGACCGAGCGCAGCATCGAGCATTCGGGCACCATGCCCGATCGCATTCGCCTGTTCCGCCTGCCGATCCTGCTGGAATGGTGCGAGCGCGGGGACGAGACGCTCGAACACCTCGTCGGCCACGTCCTGGTGCACGAGATCGGCCACCACTTCGGCCTTTCGGATGACGACATGCACGCGCTGGAAGACCAGGTGCTCTAG